From the Streptomyces nodosus genome, the window GTTCCGGTACGGCGTGGAGGGCGTCCCGCAGCCGCCCGACCATTCCGGAGGCGAGCCGCTCGCTCTCGGCGGCGCCCCGTGACTCGACGGGGAACGCGGCGGCGAGCGCCAGATGCACCTCGGCCGTGGCGCGCCCCATCTCATGGGCCTCCGCGGTGAAGTCCCGCCCGGCCTCCAGGGCTTCGAGCGCCTGCGTCCAACCGTCGACCCCGCCCCGCAGAAACGGCTGGAGCACCCCGAGGGTCGCGTGCCAGGGGCTCGATGTACGGAACCAGGCGACCGGGGCGGGTACCCGGGTGCATCCCTGCCGGGCCAGGGCCCAGGGCACTTCCAGATCGGGGTTGATGCCGGGCCGTACCCGGCGGAAGAGCTTCAGGATGTAGCTGTCCCCGTACACCAGCGAGGAGTTGGACTGCTCGGCCTCCAGGAGGCGCGGGGGCAGTCCCGCGGGGAGCTTCACCCGCCGGTCGCGTTCGAAGCGGAGGGCCCCCGTGGTCCCCGGAGTGCGCAGCCGCTCCAGGAGCAGGGCCGCCCAGTGGGGTTCCTGGAGCGCGTCGTACACCGAAAGCCCCGTCAGAGGTCCCTCGGTGACGCGTCCCAGGACGGCGGCCGGAAAGAGCCGGGGGGACGGTGGCTCCCCGATGCCGAGGAGGAGTTGATAGCAGTCATGGACCGGCGCCGGGCCGGGCCCGCGTATCGCGGGCAGTTCGGCGTGGTCGGCGCGTATCAGCACATGCAGACAGTCCGGGTGGAGTTCGGTCACCGACAGCAGGGCCAGATCCGTGACGGGACGGCCCTTCCCGGCGAACCAGCGCTGGCGCGGCAGCCACTCCCGCAGCAGTCCGGAGAGCGAGGGCAGCAGCGAGGGATGGCCGACGCGGTCCGGGCGGATCGTCGCGGTCTCGGTCTTCGGCATGGCGTCGTCTCGTCCTTTCCCTGGCGGCCGGCAAATCGGGGGTCATGAATCAGCTGCCCACGAACACATTCACCCTGGTGGCCGGGGAGGCGTCCTTGCGGAGTCGGAACCAGTAGAAGCCGTGGCCGGCGAGGGTGAGGAGGTAGGGGAGGTCGCCGATGGGTGGGAAGCGGACCTGGCCGATGAGTTCGACGGGGTGGCGGCCGTGGAAGCGGGTCAGGTCGAGTTCGGTGGGCTGGGCGAAACGGGAGAAGTTGTGGACACACATCACCAGGTCGTCCTTGTACTCACGCAGGAACGCCAGGACGGCCGGGTTGGAGGAGACCAGCTCGGTGTAGGAGCCGAGCCCGAACGCGGGGTTCTGTTTGCGGATCTCGATCATCCGGCGGGTCCAGTGCAGCAGGGACGACGGGGAGGACATCGAGGCCTCGACG encodes:
- a CDS encoding maltokinase N-terminal cap-like domain-containing protein, yielding MPKTETATIRPDRVGHPSLLPSLSGLLREWLPRQRWFAGKGRPVTDLALLSVTELHPDCLHVLIRADHAELPAIRGPGPAPVHDCYQLLLGIGEPPSPRLFPAAVLGRVTEGPLTGLSVYDALQEPHWAALLLERLRTPGTTGALRFERDRRVKLPAGLPPRLLEAEQSNSSLVYGDSYILKLFRRVRPGINPDLEVPWALARQGCTRVPAPVAWFRTSSPWHATLGVLQPFLRGGVDGWTQALEALEAGRDFTAEAHEMGRATAEVHLALAAAFPVESRGAAESERLASGMVGRLRDALHAVPELLPYAPELRSAVTELAALDTPRPAQRIHGDLHLGQVLRAERQWHVIDFEGEPARPLPERRRIQCPVRDVAGMLRSFDYAAHARSPWRPDWALRCREAYCAGYAAGAGWDPREHPGLLRAYETDRAVYEVLYEARHRPDWLPVPMAAIARLAERPGSRRPIP